A stretch of DNA from Macrotis lagotis isolate mMagLag1 chromosome X, bilby.v1.9.chrom.fasta, whole genome shotgun sequence:
AGTTACAGAAattaagaaatttcaaaaataacatgagCTTCACTTCAGGTTGTCATTTCCTAGAAGACttacataaaattaaatgatGTACAAACAATATATCTGTTCATAtttgaatagaaaagaaatactttgaaaaatggCAACTGTGAATAATAAAAGTaacatgaatatgtatataaatttgtatatatttgcctgaaacaaaaaaaaaaatttactttgtgTCGTACTGCCTGCATttcctattttaaatatatttctcttgttttggcatttgacattatttttttaCTAAGATACCTTTCCTGGGATATGCCAACAACATATGCGGGATATGCCAATGACAATAAATATCTCAGTTATATAGACTGAACTATAAGTAAAGATTGTATATCCTGATTTTaatgatatattatttatatcaattatatttatatatgtatatcctgaTTCTAATGATTCCATGTttaaaatataactatttttCAGAATTAGAGTATGTTTAAAGATGCTATTTAAATGTCACTTTAGATGAAATACATACTAATGGGTAATTCAGTtcctccccccaccttttttggtgaggcaatggagttaggtgacttgcccaaggtcacacagcttaataCACAgtaactatcaagtgtctgaagctgattttgaattcagttcctcctaacTACAGGGCTAGTATGCTATTCaccctgccacctagctgtcctgataCAGTACCTTTCGCACAAATCTCTAACTGTTCCTTTATAAATCTGATGTGGATGCAAACTGGTGAGCTAAAGACCTCTGAGCTTGATGTCAAAAACCCTCTGTTTCTCTTGCTTGCCACCTTATTTAGCTCCTCTTctctcacaaaaaaataaaaaatcagtacAGTATGGTGGAAGAAACACTCTAGTAAAAGTCTCTGGTAGCTTATAGTAAAAGGCTCTATCAGGTCTGCCACAAACCAGCTATGTAAATTCAGACAAATACTTAACTAAATAAGTCTGtatattcattaataaaatgaaaacattgagaAAATGAGCtgggttcctttcagttctaacttTCTATCACGTAGGAATTTAAGGGAAATttaagataaatgaatattaaactcCCTTTTTAGAAACATTGTTTTGATATTGTCTCTAAgttgacaattttaaaaatgagaaaaatatgagtTAAGATGAAAGGAGTTACATGTTGATGTTACATGTTGATGTAAATTACTATTAATAAACCCTATCATCTCATGTCATAACTTATTCTATTTCATAGAAAATGAGACTATCACAATATGTAGCTCTCCAGATGCCCTGAAGAATTACAGCATCAAAGTAGCACCTTACAAGAATGGATGTCATTCAAAATCACCTTTACCTATAACTCAactttctaatattcttttcaaGTCCTCTGGCAAtccaacactttttaaaaatttaaatgatacaATGAACAACATAACAAAAAATGCAGGTAATGtatgggatttttaaaattttatacagaaattcaaattttcatattactttatccaaatctatataaatggTATCCATGCTGTTACTCCTCAACAGACTATATGCTACAGGAGAATATGGTTCTTTTTGTATGTTTCCTCCATGATGCAGTATATGGCACTACCATTTGCTTATTCATTGATGGAACTGGATTACAAAACAATGCATTAACCAAGTTTTAACAGAAAAGCAATTTGACAAGAGTCTTCTTGGATaagttaaaattctttcttttaggaAATACTCAGAGTAAGAGGATGCTCCTATGCTACCCCTCTGTTCAATTTACAACTTTTCAATGTTAGTATCCCTTGCTCTTTAGTTCTAGCTTCATATTCCCACTGTCAATTCAATTATGCAAAGATTGAATACACGCAGGGCATGACAATAGATTGTGGTACGGATATGAGTAAGATATGGTCTTTATTTCCTCCTGCATTCCTCTTTTCCCTGACACTTTTTCTATCCCTTTGTTGACTTGATCTTCTACCTAACAACAtttgtcatttgattttcagtccaTCTATCATCTTTATGctgtggtttttttcttttggataggAAGTATTTCTCTATGAAAAATCAAATTCTGGAAAATTAATATATcctataaaactaatttttatattaatatggaaaattttattttaatttttattaacataATTGTTATTTATCCAAAAGTTCATAAATACAGAAGGATAAAGAACCATCAATTTTCACCATTCTGAGtcctaaaatgaattaaaaatagaatggcCACCAGGAGAAAAGTTTCATTGAAAGCTACAGAATTATAATcttattattttggaaaaaatcttattattttgaaaaattattatcttGATAGATGTTATCTATCAAGTATCatgttttcaaaaagcttcttATAAAATAGTCAATATTTGTGTCtctaataaatcaataaatgatttgggttaatgaattcttttaattcatttttctcaatttgacaagtctttctcttttctttaagaatCAGAGTCTCTTGGTAAAAGCTGGCCCCTTCTTGTCGGTGTTGTAGTTGTGGTCCTGGTAACTTCACTGCTGATTTTTATTGCTATCAGATGCCCAACATGGTATAACTTTTTGTTTAGCTACAATCATCATCGTTTGGAAGAGCAAGAGGATTCATATGAAGATTTTACTATTTACTCCAGATCCCTTCCACAAACAGAAGATACAAACCCAGAAGAAAATATAGTAAGACTTGATCAATTAAATTCATTTGTAGTAGATGAAGATGGATTTATtgaagataaatatatagatgctCAAGAAATGTGTGAAGAAAATTGATTgtattcaaaattttattctttgtggATCGCTATTTTTTGATTTAATAAGGTCTAGATTTTGTTGCGCATCAAATATCAAACCATAACTAAAACTTTCCATAGTTGGTACTGTACATATGCAAAAATCTCACATTCATAAACACCCCCACATATATGTAATGATcattatgaaatatttgaaacaaaaattttaagtagACAAATCCAGCAATTGGTAACTAGCTAAGCATAGTAATATAACTAATAACTTGCCAATTATTCAAACATTAGATGCTGACTCATTAATATCTACTAGCTAATTCCCTGATATTCTCTAACATTTATACCACATTCTGGGGTGGAGCTGGGTAAGAGCTTAGATCATCTATCCagccatctcattttataaaagagaaaaatggggcCCAGAAAACTtcaatgacttgcctaatgtTACAATAATACCAAAAAATACACATTCCTGTGCCAAACATGGTCTTTGGGAGAACATCCTTTGGTATCTATCCAAGGGAGCTGAATATCTGCTCCACTGGTATGGCCATTTAAAACATGAGGTCATACTTTCTAATCTAACATATACCATTTCACTAATTGCTAATATTAGAGACCTTCCAGGCCCTCTCTGATATTCAAGATTCACTTAACTCTTTAGCCAATGTAGTTCTAGATAATCTTATTGCTCTTGACTATTTCCTTGCATCTTCAGGTGGCATTTGTGCTTGCAGAGCTGAGGTTTGAACCTAGGACCTCTCATTCTAAATTCAGTACCATTTCCACTATACTATAAACAAAAGAGCTGATACTTTAAAGTGATGGTAActgaaattaattataattatgttcataaaaTTAAATTGTCACTTAGAAGATACAACTTAATGCTTTCCACTGTTTCTAACTCTGGTGGAAATTTAAAGCAATGATTTAAATGTGCCTTATACTAGTTAATCACTGATTTTAGTAATGTGGAATAGTCATAACCATACTGACATGCTGTCTAGGGACTAAAGTGAaatatacacactcatacacatatatttttaaattttaatcctTCATCACCTTCATTGTTATATACAATATAGAGGCACACAGCAAAATTACTATACTTTTTCCCTATGATATACTGAAAAATAATTCTATGAAATATAGACTTTATGGTGCCAATAAGAATTACTTAACTTCACAACATAATCTgtagaaaagtaatttttaaaacttaaaaatttaaatgcagCCCAAGTCTccaccaaggaaaaaaaaagttagtagAGATACGCACATATATTCAGGATGAGACAGCTACCCATTTACAACAATATTTATACATTTGTCTAATTTTTAGGATGTTTATGATAAAATATGAATGTATGATGATGGAAATCACATCTGATACCTTCTATAATATAAAACTGCTTATATTATTTtgctaaaaataatttgaaaaatattcaagAACATATTTTCAACTATTTGACAACCTCTGTGCAATGCAATTAcctaattataataatttaatattttatccatCACTCAGAAAtgttaatgaaacaaaatataaacattaaaGGATAGGGCTCAATCTCTCCCATATTCtgaaagcactaaataaatattatttgaagaaCTAAACAAGGAACAAATCTTTAAAGCTTTAAAAGTCATCGattccaaaatgttttttaaatagattttttatcAACactaaaacaaaaagagagagagagagagagagagagagagagagagagagagagatgctgaGACATTAGGTAGAACCAAAAAACCCCTCAACTCAGCTCAAACATCCCATTCTGCCTTTCCTAATCCACCAACTATTGGAGCTTTAAGGTTATTTCCCATCTatgatgtatatattttgtatgtatgcatgtaaatatttacttattatctatttaactattttttaaggtttttgctcaggtactcttgactgcagggccggtgctctatccactg
This window harbors:
- the LRRC19 gene encoding leucine-rich repeat-containing protein 19 isoform X3 translates to MTELNLNNNKIVFLQNNSFGSLFNLEILSISSNYINTIGRNAFVGLDKLKELCLCQNKISQLNPYTLIPLKSLMTLNLQDNMMSYFEVPRQFQLKKINLYGNPWNCSCSLHNLQNWLNTSKVMLENETITICSSPDALKNYSIKVAPYKNGCHSKSPLPITQLSNILFKSSGNPTLFKNLNDTMNNITKNAESESLGKSWPLLVGVVVVVLVTSLLIFIAIRCPTWYNFLFSYNHHRLEEQEDSYEDFTIYSRSLPQTEDTNPEENIVRLDQLNSFVVDEDGFIEDKYIDAQEMCEEN